In Sparus aurata chromosome 2, fSpaAur1.1, whole genome shotgun sequence, a single genomic region encodes these proteins:
- the stoml3a gene encoding stomatin (EPB72)-like 3a produces the protein MISTTSSTAEMVTQGKFQVNAVDTVEDKSSGRLGCFGWILVLVSLLFIALTFPLTLFMCVKIVKEYERAVIFRLGRITDRKPKGPGLFFVLPCTDNFVKVDLRTVSFDIPPQEILTKDSVTVSVDGVVYFRIQCPISSVANVSNAHSSTRLLAQTTLRNVLGTKNLAELLSDREGISLSMQESLDEATDPWGIKVERVEIKDVKLPQQLQRAMAAEAEASREARAKIIAAEGEMKASRALKEASLVIAESPSALQLRYLQSLNSIAAEKNSTIIFPLPIDLLQGFMHRK, from the exons ATGATCTCAACAACGTCCAGCACGGCCGAGATGGTGACACAAGGCAAGTTTCAGGTCAACGCTGTGGATACCGTCGAAG ATAAAAGCTCAGGCAGACTGGGATGTTTCGGGTGGATACTCGTCCTCGTATCCCTCCTCTTCATTGCACTTACCTTCCCGCTCACATTATTTATGTGTGTCAAG ATAGTGAAGGAGTACGAGCGAGCTGTCATTTTTAGGCTGGGCCgcatcacagacaggaaaccTAAAGGACCGG GacttttctttgttctgcccTGCACTGATAACTTTGTGAAAGTCGACCTGAGAACTGTGTCCTTTGACATCCCTCCACAAGAG ATTCTAACCAAAGACTCAGTGACGGTGTCTGTGGATGGCGTGGTGTACTTCCGCATACAGTGCCCCATCTCGTCTGTGGCCAATGTGTCCAATGCTCACTCATCCACACGACTGCTGGCTCAGACCACTCTGAGGAATGTTCTCGGTACTAAAAACctggcagagctgctgtcagacagagagggaataTCTCTCAGTATGCAG GAATCCCTGGATGAAGCCACTGATCCGTGGGGCATTAAGGTGGAGCGAGTGGAGATCAAGGACGTGAAGCTgcctcagcagctgcagagagccatggcagcagaggcagaagCCAGTCGGGAGGCCAGAGCAAAG ATCATTGCTGCGGAGGGAGAGATGAAGGCCTCCAGGGCTCTGAAAGAAGCCTCTCTGGTGATCGCCGAGTCGCCCTCTGCTCTCCAGCTGCGTTACCTGCAGAGCCTCAACTCCATCGCAGCCGAGAAGAACTCCACCATCATCTTCCCTCTGCCCATAGACTTGTTGCAGGGATTTATGCATAGGAAGTGA